The following proteins are co-located in the Gloeocapsa sp. PCC 7428 genome:
- a CDS encoding DNA-binding transcriptional regulator, translating to MATTPGTSIEHRTDVSKFIRQLRNLLELTQAQFALKLGVASPTIVRWENNKTQPSQLALLQLKAMLQELTNSSDEVQQAYAQALLMKYFGENF from the coding sequence ATGGCAACTACACCTGGCACCTCAATCGAACACCGGACTGACGTGAGCAAATTTATTCGCCAGTTACGTAACCTGCTGGAACTGACACAGGCACAATTTGCCTTGAAATTAGGTGTCGCTTCTCCAACGATCGTCCGTTGGGAGAACAATAAAACGCAACCCTCTCAGTTGGCACTCTTGCAACTGAAAGCGATGCTGCAAGAACTGACGAACTCATCCGACGAGGTTCAGCAAGCGTATGCTCAAGCTCTGCTGATGAAGTACTTCGGCGAGAACTTTTAG
- a CDS encoding alpha/beta fold hydrolase, giving the protein MDIPQVFIHNLIFNPVQAIKSLLFSLQADLRSVLPQIQAPCLILWSEKDLAVPLSIAQEFSQLIHDSRLVTVSEGFHEWVLLHPEKFVSIVSSFIAENEGNLNKPKDRRIYLFTGGQLDTERSDRAEATQN; this is encoded by the coding sequence GTGGATATCCCTCAAGTGTTTATTCACAACCTCATCTTCAATCCCGTACAGGCGATCAAGTCTTTGCTCTTTTCATTACAAGCAGACTTGCGATCGGTGTTACCACAGATTCAAGCTCCTTGTTTGATTCTGTGGTCTGAAAAAGATTTGGCAGTTCCTTTATCGATCGCTCAGGAATTCTCCCAGCTTATTCACGATTCAAGACTGGTTACGGTTTCAGAGGGATTTCACGAATGGGTTCTTTTGCATCCAGAAAAATTTGTATCGATTGTTTCTAGTTTTATCGCGGAAAATGAAGGCAATCTGAATAAGCCAAAGGACAGAAGGATATATCTGTTTACTGGTGGACAATTAGATACTGAAAGAAGCGATCGTGCCGAAGCAACCCAAAACTAG